The genomic segment TACTGAGTCAGTGTATTTGCTTTTATTTTGAAATAACGCACAAGAACGCCCCTTTTTCTTCATCCTTGTAAACATTATAACGTTATATTTATTTTGATGCTAGATTGTGTTAAGCTGTTTTTGAAAAAAAGTTAGACAGCAGCTTTTCGATCGGGCATAGGGTTGATAAGCCAGAGAGGGGCAGAGATAAAGTGAAGGATTTTATTTTGCATAATGTCAGGCTATTGTCTGGGGAGAAGGCTGCCATCGTAGTCAACGGCGGGCGCATTATTGATATAGCGCCGCAGCTCCCGGCAGATGCGGCAGGTTGCAGAATGGATGGCAAGGGGGCCTACGTTTCCAGCGGCTGGATTGACTTGCACGTTCACGCGGATGCCGCGCTGGAGCCGTACGGAGATGACATTGACGAAATTGGCATACTTCAGGGCGTTGCCACCATTGTGGATGCGGGAAGCTGCGGAGCCGATCGCATTGGCGGTCTGTATGCAGCAAGCCAGAAAGCGCAAACCCGTGTGCTTGCCCTGCTGAATGTATCGCATATTGGCCTGACGCGGACGGATGAGCTCTCGCAGCTCGCTTGGTTAAATGAACAGCTGCTGCGTGAAGCGGTGGAGCGGTATGGCAAGTTTATCGTAGGCCTGAAGGCGAGGGTCAGCAGCAGCGTAGTCAAAGAGCAGGGAATTGAACCGCTTCGTCTGGCTCGCGGCTTCGCTGACCGCGTGGACCTGCCTCTCATGCTGCACATCGGCTCGGGACCGCCAGCTATTACAGAAATTTTGCCCTATTTGCGCGGCAATGATGTGATCACGCATGCTTTCAACGGCAAGGCCAACGGCTTGTTCGACGAGCAGGGGCAAGCGATTCCCGAGCTTGTCGCCGCAAGGGAGCGCGGAGTGCTGCTGGATGTAGGCCATGGCACGGCAAGCTTTTCGTTCAAGGTAGCGGAACGGGCACGCGCGGCGGGCATTTCACCGGACACGATCAGTACGGATATGTATCGCGGCAACCGGCTGCATGGACCGGTGTACAGCATGGCGCATACGCTTGATAAATTTCTGCTCCTTGGCTATTCGCTTGAGGAAACGATTGCCCGGGTGACAAGCAGCCCGGCAAGCTGGCTGAAGCGTCCGGAGCTTGGGCGGATACAGAAGGGTGACCTAGCCAATTTAACGGTTTTTTCAGTGCAAGAAGAAAAGGTGGCGCTGACAGACTCGGAGGGTGAGAAACGTCTGGGGACGCAGCATATTAGGCCGGAAGGGGTAGTAGTAAATGGCAATTACATTGCAATCTAAATATGGGCTTAAGCGGGTGGTGAATGCTAGCGGACGCATGAGCATCCTTGGCGTATCCGCGCCGACGGATAGCGTAATGGAGGCGATGAAGCAAGGCGGGCAGAGCTATGTGGAAATCGCAGAGCTCGTAAAGCGTTCCGGCGAGCATATCGCTTCCGTTATGGGGGCAGAGGGAGCGGTCGTCGTTAATTCGGCTTCAAGCGGCATTGCTTTGTCTGTTGCGGCTGTCGTAACAAGAGGATCGGAGCGTGCCTCCCTTCGGCTGCATCAGGATGCCATTGTGAAAAATGAAATTATAATGTTCAAGGGCCATAATGTCCAATACGGAGTGCCGGTTGAAACGATGGTTTATTTAGGCGGCGGGCACCTGGTAGAGGCCGGCTACGCAAACGAAGGGCGAGCGGACCATCTGGAGCAGGCGATTGGCGAGCGCACCGCAGCTATTCTGTTTGTCAAATCCCATCATTGCGTGCAAAAAAATATGATTGGCCTGGCAGAAGCACAGCAAGTCGCCAAGCGCCATGGGATACCGCTCATTGTGGATGCAGCGGCGGAGGAGGATTTGCACAGCTACGTTAAGCTTGCGGATTTGGTCATCTACAGCGGCTCCAAGGCTATAGAAGGGCCAACCTCGGGTATTGTGGCAGGCCGCAGCCCTTATGTGGACTGGGTTCGAATGCAGCTTCACGGAATCGGGCGCAGCATGAAGGTGGGCAAGGAAGTTTTTTTTGGACTGCTGGCCGCACTTGACGAGTATGTGGCCAAGGAGGATAAAAGCGAGCAGGAGAAGCAGGCTCTTAAGCAGCTGATGATGCTGTCGAATTTGCCGGGAGTATCTGTTGATATCGTACAGGATGAGGCTGGACGTTCCATCTTCCGAGGCAGAATTCGGCTGGATGCGTCTGTCGCGGGCCTTAGCGCAGGCGAGGTCAATGATCAGCTTCGTGAAGGGGAAATTGCGGTATACACGCGGGATTATGGCGTGCGCCAAGGGTATTTTGATCTGGACCCGCGCTCCCTTCAGGGAGATGATCTTGCGGTAATCATTGAACGGATACAACAAATTGTAGGAGGGGCATCACATGTCTAAGCTGGAGAAACGTCTATATAAAAACAGGGCGGCGCTTAATGTGCTGACTGG from the Paenibacillus sp. BIHB 4019 genome contains:
- a CDS encoding amidohydrolase/deacetylase family metallohydrolase; translation: MKDFILHNVRLLSGEKAAIVVNGGRIIDIAPQLPADAAGCRMDGKGAYVSSGWIDLHVHADAALEPYGDDIDEIGILQGVATIVDAGSCGADRIGGLYAASQKAQTRVLALLNVSHIGLTRTDELSQLAWLNEQLLREAVERYGKFIVGLKARVSSSVVKEQGIEPLRLARGFADRVDLPLMLHIGSGPPAITEILPYLRGNDVITHAFNGKANGLFDEQGQAIPELVAARERGVLLDVGHGTASFSFKVAERARAAGISPDTISTDMYRGNRLHGPVYSMAHTLDKFLLLGYSLEETIARVTSSPASWLKRPELGRIQKGDLANLTVFSVQEEKVALTDSEGEKRLGTQHIRPEGVVVNGNYIAI
- a CDS encoding DgaE family pyridoxal phosphate-dependent ammonia lyase produces the protein MAITLQSKYGLKRVVNASGRMSILGVSAPTDSVMEAMKQGGQSYVEIAELVKRSGEHIASVMGAEGAVVVNSASSGIALSVAAVVTRGSERASLRLHQDAIVKNEIIMFKGHNVQYGVPVETMVYLGGGHLVEAGYANEGRADHLEQAIGERTAAILFVKSHHCVQKNMIGLAEAQQVAKRHGIPLIVDAAAEEDLHSYVKLADLVIYSGSKAIEGPTSGIVAGRSPYVDWVRMQLHGIGRSMKVGKEVFFGLLAALDEYVAKEDKSEQEKQALKQLMMLSNLPGVSVDIVQDEAGRSIFRGRIRLDASVAGLSAGEVNDQLREGEIAVYTRDYGVRQGYFDLDPRSLQGDDLAVIIERIQQIVGGASHV